The Zygosaccharomyces rouxii strain CBS732 chromosome A complete sequence genome window below encodes:
- the UGA1 gene encoding 4-aminobutyrate transaminase (highly similar to uniprot|P17649 Saccharomyces cerevisiae YGR019W UGA1 Gamma-aminobutyrate (GABA) transaminase (4-aminobutyrate aminotransferase) involved in the 4-aminobutyrate and glutamate degradation pathways required for normal oxidative stress tolerance and nitrogen utilization), giving the protein MLRVRQAATKTKGMAPRYLNGADSTARRTLLVPTRNFQTSTIRMSVTSKYYPNEPTKPLVKTESIPGPISKKEIAELDKVFDARPAYFVADYEKSLGNYIADVDGNLYLDLYAQIASIALGYNNPALIKAAQSQEMIRALVDRPALANFPSKDLTNSLSKLLKFAPKGQDHVWPALSGADANELAFKAAFMFRQSHERGYDTEFSKEENDSVMDNQAPGSPQLSVLSFRRAFHGRLFASGSSTNSKPLHKLDFPAFDWPHAEYPTYKFPLEENEAANRAEDDRCLKQVEDLIVTWKNPVAALIVEPIQSEGGDNHASKYFLQSLRDITLKHNVVYIIDEVQTGVGATGKFWCHEYADIQPPVDLVTFSKKFQSAGYFFHDPKFIPNKPYRQFNTWCGEPARLLIAGAIGDEIVNKGLLEQVQRVGKYLFGKLEQLQKQYPDKLQNLRGKDRGTFIAWDLPTGEQRDLLLKKLKLNGCNVGGCSTSSVRLRPSLTFEEKHADIFVDALTKSIKEL; this is encoded by the coding sequence ATGCTAAGGGTTAGACAAGCTGCAACAAAGACTAAGGGGATGGCCCCTAGGTATTTAAATGGCGCCGATTCCACTGCCAGGAGAACTCTTTTGGTCCCTACTAGAAATTTTCAAACCAGTACCATCAGAATGAGTGTTACTTCTAAATATTACCCTAATGAACCTACCAAGCCTTTGGTTAAAACTGAATCTATTCCAGGTCCCatatcaaagaaagaaattgctGAACTAGATAAGGTATTTGACGCTAGACCTGCATACTTTGTTGCTGATTATGAAAAATCTCTAGGCAACTACATTGCAGATGTGGATGGTAATCTTTATCTGGATCTATATGCACAAATTGCGTCGATTGCACTAGGTTATAACAATCCTGCTTTAATCAAGGCCGCTCAATCTCAAGAAATGATCAGAGCACTGGTGGATCGTCCTGCATTGGCTAATTTCCCCTCTAAGGATTTAACTAATTCATTGAGCaagcttttgaaatttgctCCCAAGGGTCAAGATCATGTTTGGCCTGCACTATCAGGTGCAGATGCCAATGAGTTAGCCTTTAAAGCTGCATTCATGTTTCGTCAGTCTCACGAGAGAGGTTATGATACTGAATTTAGCAAGGAGGAAAATGACTCTGTAATGGATAATCAAGCTCCAGGTTCTCCACAGTTATCTGTTTTATCATTTAGAAGAGCATTCCATGGTAGATTATTTGCTTCTGGATCATCCACCAATTCTAAACCTTTACACAAATTAGATTTCCCAGCATTTGATTGGCCCCATGCTGAATATCCAACCTATAAATTCCCACtagaggaaaatgaagcTGCTAACCGCGCAGAGGATGATCGTTGTCTAAAGCAAGTGGAGGATTTGATTGTCACTTGGAAGAATCCAGTCGCCGCTCTTATCGTCGAACCAATTCAATCTGAAGGTGGTGATAACCATGCAAGCAAATATTTCCTACAAAGTTTGAGAGACATTACTTTAAAGCATAACGTCGTTTACATCATCGATGAGGTGCAAACAGGTGTTGGTGCAACTGGTAAATTCTGGTGTCATGAGTATGCGGATATTCAGCCACCTGTTGACTTGGTTACATTTTCtaagaaatttcaaagtgCTGGCTACTTTTTTCACGATCCTAAATTTATCCCTAATAAACCTTACAGACAGTTCAACACCTGGTGTGGTGAACCAGCTAGGTTGTTAATTGCAGGTGccattggtgatgaaatCGTTAACAAGGGTCTTTTGGAACAAGTCCAACGTGTGGGTAAATATCTATTCGGTAAATTGGAACAGTTGCAAAAGCAGTATCCTGacaaattgcaaaatttaAGAGGTAAAGATAGAGGTACTTTTATCGCCTGGGATTTACCTACCGGGGAACAAAGAGATTTACtactaaagaaattgaaattaaacgGCTGTAACGTAGGCGGTTGCTCTACAAGCTCCGTCAGATTAAGACCTTCATTGacatttgaagagaagCATGCTGATATCTTTGTAGATGCCTTGACTAAATCAATTAAGGAATTGTGA
- the CHS5 gene encoding Chs5p (some similarities with uniprot|Q12114 Saccharomyces cerevisiae YLR330W CHS5 Protein of unknown function involved in chitin biosynthesis by regulating Chs3p localization also involved in cell fusion during mating), translated as MSDVEVLLTVGKLDASLALLTTQDHHVIEFPTMLLPDNVKAGSIVKLSVSQNLEEEKRQRRLFKDIQMKILEKYGTEKPEAPVLKIVNVTQTSCVLAWDPLSLGSARLKSLILYRQGVRSMVIPSPLKTTTTKISGLSVDTDYEFQLKLSTTSGQYWSEKVKMHTHKMTDMSGITVCLGALDPLQNVSDEQIAQSLQKIGARPMQKHAAIDTTHFVTNEVDNEDDPELVRAKSSNIPIVRPEWVRACEIERRIVGVRGFYLDADPGILKSYQFPKVNGSKVKFADKAETMGEKKEEEPKKEAEEPKIEAEEPKKEVEEPKKETEEPKTEGYTKQEEEIKEQQTEKEVSEAKEDVNTDKLNEAGEAATETTTEVKEDAPQGDQNVSEAKKEEEPAQVPETNEKVVEEAKPEVDATIQANKEPEASQAGAQAEAVSSEAAEPKEASTEEKLDVTEAKEATKPEETKEETIEAKSGTQEEAPEAVEEKPDASDAKPEEAKNETADEKTGANEAAELKPDEAKKDTSEVKPDEVEEKTTEAKPEEVKAETAAVQPEESNQEESKAEVTPESNADESKESPKESQPETAETKPSETQDNLETSQPKTESQEATPEPSSQENTQTPTPKPTPSAGSGNSKKNKKKNKNKKK; from the coding sequence ATGTCTGACGTTGAAGTTTTGCTTACTGTTGGTAAGCTGGATGCCTCACTGGCTCTTTTAACCACACAAGATCACCATGTTATTGAATTCCCCACGATGTTATTACCAGACAATGTGAAGGCAGGATCAATTGTTAAACTATCTGTGTCTCAGAATTTGGAAGAGGAGAAAAGACAGCGTAGACTGTTTAAAGATATtcaaatgaagattttggaGAAATACGGTACTGAGAAGCCTGAGGCGCCAGTCTTAAAGATTGTTAACGTTACTCAAACGAGTTGTGTTCTCGCTTGGGATCCCTTGTCATTAGGGTCAGCACgtttaaaatctttgattctttaCAGACAAGGTGTACGTTCAATGGTGATTCCATCGCCATTGAAGACTACAACGACCAAGATTTCTGGGTTATCAGTGGATACAGATTatgaatttcaattgaaattatcGACGACTTCAGGTCAATATTGGTCTGAAAAAGTTAAGATGCATACTCACAAGATGACCGACATGTCTGGTATTACAGTATGTCTTGGAGCCTTGGATCCATTACAAAACGTTTCagatgaacaaattgcacaatctttacaaaagattGGAGCTAGACCAATGCAAAAGCATGCGGCTATTGATACCACCCACTTTGTCACTAACGAAGTTGACAATGAGGATGATCCTGAATTGGTTAGAGCCAAGAGTAGTAATATACCCATTGTTCGTCCTGAATGGGTCAGAGCTTGTGAAATTGAAAGGCGTATAGTTGGTGTGAGAGGATTTTATTTGGATGCAGATCCTggtattttgaaaagttaTCAATTCCCCAAGGTCAATGGTTCTAAAGTGAAATTTGCTGATAAAGCTGAAACGATGGGTGAGAAGAAGGAGGAAGAACCTAAGAAGGAAGCTGAAGAACCTAAGATAGAGGCTGAAGAACCTAAGAAGGAAGTTGAAGAGCCCAAgaaagaaactgaagaaccaaagaCAGAAGGATATACcaagcaagaagaagagattaaGGAGCAACAGACTGAAAAGGAAGTGAGTGAAGCTAAAGAAGATGTTAATACGGATAAACTAAATGAAGCGGGCGAAGCGGCAACGGAAACTACAACAgaagttaaagaagatgctCCTCAAGGTGATCAAAACGTCTCTGAAGCCAAGAAGGAGGAGGAACCTGCTCAAGTGCCAGAAACTAATGAGAAGGTTGTAGAGGAAGCTAAACCAGAAGTAGATGCAACGATACAGGCTAACAAGGAGCCTGAAGCATCTCAAGCCGGAGCTCAAGCTGAAGCCGTGAGTTCGGAGGCAGCTGAGCCCAAGGAGGCATCTACTGAAGAAAAGTTAGATGTAACTGAAGCTAAGGAAGCAACGAAACCAGAAGAAACTAAGGAGGAGACCATTGAGGCAAAGTCGGGTACTCAGGAAGAGGCACCTGAAGCTGTTGAGGAAAAGCCAGATGCATCTGACGCTAAACCAGAGGAAGCTAAAAATGAGACCGCAGATGAAAAGACAGGAGCAAACGAAGCTGCTGAGTTAAAGCCAGATGAGGCCAAGAAAGATACCTCCGAAGTAAAACCAGATGAGGTCGAAGAAAAAACTACAGAGGCAAAACCTGAGGAAGTCAAAGCTGAAACTGCTGCAGTTCAGCCCGAGGAATCCAATCAAGAAGAGTCTAAAGCTGAAGTTACTCCCGAATCTAACGCTGACGAATCCAAGGAATCTCCAAAGGAATCTCAACCAGAAACGGCAGAAACCAAACCTTCAGAAACGCAAGATAACCTCGAAACTTCCCAGCCGAAAACCGAATCCCAGGAGGCTACACCCGAACCCTCTTCACAGGAGAATACTCAAACTCCAACACCAAAGCCTACACCAAGTGCAGGTAGTGGTAACAgtaagaagaacaagaagaagaataagaataagaagaaataa
- the VMA7 gene encoding H(+)-transporting V1 sector ATPase subunit F (highly similar to uniprot|P39111 Saccharomyces cerevisiae YGR020C VMA7 Vacuolar H ATPase subunit F of the catalytic (V1) sector), which translates to MTDKRTLIATIADEDTNTGLLLAGVGQITPETQDKNFFVYQEGKTTREDVRQAFDKFTKDRDDVAILLINQHIAELIRSDLDGFTSAFPAVLEIPSKDHPYDPEKDSVLKRVRRLYGE; encoded by the coding sequence ATGACTGACAAGAGGACATTGATAGCAACGATCGCTGATGAAGACACTAACACAGGTCTTCTACTAGCTGGTGTAGGTCAGATCACCCCGGAAACTCAAGATAAGAATTTCTTTGTGTATCAAGAAGGTAAGACAACAAGAGAAGATGTAAGGCAGgcatttgataaatttacAAAGGATAGAGATGATGTTGCCATCCTTTTGATCAATCAACACATTGCAGAATTGATTAGAAGCGATTTGGATGGGTTTACATCCGCATTCCCTGCTGTTTTAGAGATCCCATCGAAGGATCATCCTTACGATCCTGAAAAGGATAGcgttttgaaaagagttaGGAGGTTATACGGTGAATAA
- the DPC29 gene encoding post-initiation translation factor DPC29 (similar to uniprot|P53212 Saccharomyces cerevisiae YGR021W Hypothetical ORF): protein MIGSTLRNLPAISPKRCSPRFLHTTAIQLSGHNKWSTIKHDKAKNDSQKNKLFSQFAQRISIAVKQGGSTDPNINMRLATALEQAQKNNVTKKVIENAIRKGSGVPAPGEKPTESCIYEGIGPGGISYVVEALTDNKNRTISLVRSAFNKAGGSMTPTLYCFQRRGFVNILSPKGMDEEQVIMTILDVEGVEDYSEMDDVELGEGEYGGSFVVFTKPSDANKVAQRLKESKFYVDDVGVEFNAQDPIGSTLKEEELRANDSLENALDDIEEVTDVYTNRG from the coding sequence ATGATTGGGTCCACGCTACGGAATTTACCAGCGATCTCTCCTAAACGTTGCTCCCCCCGTTTCCTTCACACTACCGCCATCCAACTCTCCGGTCATAACAAATGGTCAACAATCAAGCACGATAAGGCTAAAAATGATTCACAAAAGAATAAACTGTTCTCACAATTCGCACAACGGATATCCATTGCTGTTAAACAAGGAGGATCGACAGATCCAAATATAAACATGAGACTGGCAACAGCGCTAGAACAGGCTCAAAAGAATAACGTTACGAAAAAAGTCATTGAAAATGCAATTCGCAAGGGCTCAGGTGTACCTGCACCTGGTGAAAAACCAACTGAGTCATGTATCTATGAGGGAATTGGACCCGGTGGTATCTCCTATGTCGTCGAAGCGCTAACTGACAATAAAAATCGTACAATTTCATTGGTAAGAAGTGCATTTAACAAAGCTGGTGGGTCGATGACCCCGACTTTGTACTGTTTTCAAAGACGCGGATTTGTTAATATTCTATCACCCAAGGGAATGGATGAAGAGCAGGTCATTATGACAATCTTAGATGTAGAAGGCGTAGAAGACTACAGTGAGATGGATGATGTCGAATTAGGTGAAGGCGAATACGGCGGATCCTTTGTTGTATTTACCAAACCATCAGACGCTAACAAAGTGGCTCAAAGACTGAAGGAGAGTAAATTCTACGTTGATGACGTTGGTGTTGAATTCAATGCGCAAGATCCAATTGGTAGTACACtcaaggaagaagaattaagaGCAAATGACTCCCTAGAAAACGCACTAGATGATATCGAAGAAGTTACAGACGTTTATACAAATAGAGGTTAG
- the MTL1 gene encoding Mtl1p (some similarities with uniprot|P36027 Saccharomyces cerevisiae YLR332W MID2 Protein required for mating and to YGR023W uniprot|P53214 Saccharomyces cerevisiae YGR023W MTL1 Protein with both structural and functional similarity to Mid2p, which is a plasma membrane sensor required for cell integrity signaling during pheromone- induced morphogenesis; suppresses rgd1 null mutations), producing the protein MNLSALVILLLLSLTDRVWSQGEFGGFNPNNSSLSSNQQPTSTGPSSPTQSSSITSTGGSRSDPFSSASSSDSPSGVTSSTLPSSDSSDSSSGSLSQTSTQPSATGTSSSAPQSSSSPESSNSVSQSSSGFSSGSSSGITSSSSGFSTSSSPSGSSSVPRSSSSGSSTPSSSSAVSSSGTSSSSASGSSSSRPSGSSSSSASGSSSSRPSGSSSSSASTSSSAPSSSSASSSSSSVSSSTSNSGSSSSSSRSSSGSSSSSSSQSSSASSASSSSSQSSSSASSSSSISPSSTSSLPSSTSSSSTSSSSSSSSRSSSQTSSTQAPSSKTSESNPKKHTLTSVVDGQTILSNYYTTVTQKATGSSGLNAQNKSHSGLSHKNRNIVIGCCVGIGVPLLVTIGVLIYMFCVRSRETDFIDSDGKVVTAYRANILTKLWYAMLGKDISNKYESNSPLGNNGSPILHDDDLRSLSTASDEDDYHGSELNGYVSSNYTSNFNDTPQRLDTSSLAEGTTQAHNPQNLTLQERFYDEHGNEINARGY; encoded by the coding sequence ATGAACCTCTCAGCACTCGTTATATTGCTGCTACTATCGCTAACCGACAGAGTATGGTCCCAAGGTGAATTCGGTGGATTTAACCCTAATAATAGCTCTTTGTCGTCAAACCAGCAACCAACATCTACTGGTCCATCGTCACCAACTCAAAGTTCCTCAATCACAAGCACTGGCGGAAGTAGGAGCGATCCTTTCAGTTCTGCAAGCAGTAGTGATAGCCCGAGCGGTGTTACCAGTAGTACGCTGCCAAGTTCCGATTCAAGTGACTCTAGCAGTGGTTCTTTGTCACAGACTTCTACACAACCAAGTGCGACGGGAACTTCTAGCTCAGCTCCTCAGAGTTCCAGCTCACCTGAAAGTTCCAATTCAGTTTCGCAGAGTTCAAGTGGCTTTTCAAGTGGTTCTAGTTCAGGAATAACAAGTTCAAGCTCAGGTTTTAGCACTTCATCAAGTCCAAGCGGTTCAAGTTCAGTACCAAGAAGTTCAAGTTCCGGTTCTAGTACACCTTCGAGTTCTTCGGCAGTTTCTTCGAGTGGAACCAGCTCCTCCAGTGCGAGCGGATCGAGTTCGTCTAGACCCAGTGGATCGAGTTCCTCCAGTGCGAGCGGATCGAGTTCTTCTAGACCAAGCGGATCGAGTTCATCCAGTGCAAGTACATCCAGTTCAGCCCCTTCGAGCAGTAGTGCCAGCAGTTCAAGCTCTAGTGTCTCTAGTAGTACAAGTAACAGTGGGTCCAGTTCAAGTAGTAGTCGATCGAGTAGTGGCAGTAGCTCCAGTAGCAGTAGTCAATCTAGCAGTGCTAGCAGTGCTAGCAGTTCTAGTTCTCAGAGCTCATCGTCTGCTTCTAGTTCCagttcaatttcaccatcgtCGACATCTTCGCTGCCCTCAAGCACTAGTAGCTCATCAACCTCATCGtcgtcgtcatcatcatcaagGTCATCATCACAAACTTCTTCCACACAAGCACCTTCCTCAAAAACTTCAGAGAGTAACCCCAAAAAACATACCCTTACCAGTGTGGTCGATGGtcaaacaattctttccaattacTATACTACTGTAACGCAGAAGGCGACAGGAAGCAGTGGTTTAAATGCCCAAAATAAAAGTCATAGTGGTCTTTCTCATAAAAACAGAAATATCGTTATTGGCTGTTGTGTTGGTATTGGTGTACCATTGTTAGTTACGATTGGTGTCCTCATTTACATGTTTTGCGTTAGATCAAGAGAAACCGATTTTATTGATTCAGATGGTAAAGTCGTTACCGCATATCGTGCTAAtattttgacaaaattaTGGTATGCAATGCTGGGTAAGGACATCAGTAACAAATATGAATCCAATTCGCCATTAGGTAATAACGGTTCACCAATTTTacatgatgatgatttacgTTCGTTGAGTACGGCTAGTGATGAGGACGATTACCATGGAAGTGAACTAAACGGTTATGTTTCAAGTAATTATACTtcaaatttcaatgataCCCCTCAACGTTTGGACACTTCTTCGCTAGCAGAAGGAACTACACAAGCGCATAACCCACAAAATTTGACGTTACAGGAACGGTTTTATGACGAACATGGAAATGAGATAAACGCAAGAGGTTACTAA
- the THG1 gene encoding tRNA guanylyltransferase (highly similar to uniprot|P53215 Saccharomyces cerevisiae YGR024C THG1 tRNAHis guanylyltransferase adds a guanosine residue to the 5' end of tRNAHis after transcription and RNase P cleavage essential enzyme conserved among eukaryotes), whose amino-acid sequence MAKSRFEYVRDFEQRDVLIPETYIVVRIDGKKFHEFSNYYKFEKPNDMRALKLMNACAKNVLLQYRSEVILAYGESDEYSFILRSDTTLYNRRIDKISSLFVSLFTSQYVMLWSKFFPNDPLDVKHLPFFDSRCVSYPNLKCIKDYLSWRFVDTHINNLYNTVFWQLVQKCGLTTREAENKLSGTVSSEKQEILFSECGINYNNEPEMFKKGSLVTRKGEILHIDVIKKIDELFEGY is encoded by the coding sequence ATGGCTAAATCAAGATTCGAATACGTTAGGGATTTTGAACAAAGGGATGTCCTTATACCTGAAACTTATATCGTAGTAAGAATCGATGGTAAGAAGTTCCatgaattttctaattACTACAAGTTCGAGAAGCCCAATGATATGAGGgcattgaaattgatgaatgcATGTGCGAAAAATGTGCTTTTGCAATACCGTAGTGAGGTTATACTGGCATATGGTGAGAGTGATGAGTACTCTTTCATACTACGAAGCGATACTACTTTGTACAATAGAcgaattgataaaatttcatcgtTATTCGTATCACTATTTACATCCCAATATGTTATGCTTTGGtccaaattttttcctAATGATCCATTGGATGTTAAACATCTGCCGTTTTTCGATTCAAGGTGCGTTTCATATCCAAATTTGAAGTGTATTAAGGATTACTTATCGTGGAGGTTTGTAGATACGCACATTAACAATCTTTACAACACTGTATTTTGGCAATTGGTTCAGAAATGTGGATTGACGACGAGAGAAGCTGAGAATAAATTGAGTGGTACGGTTAGCAGTGAAAAgcaagaaattttattctcAGAGTGTGGTATTAACTATAATAATGAACCTGAAATGTTTAAGAAGGGTTCACTAGTAACTAGAAAGGGTGAAATTTTGCACATTGACGTTATAAAGAAGATAGACGAATTGTTTGAAGGGTACTAA
- a CDS encoding uncharacterized protein (similar to uniprot|P53217 Saccharomyces cerevisiae YGR026W Protein of unknown function green fluorescent protein (GFP)-fusion protein localizes to the cell periphery) has protein sequence MTQVQIIRKKDLKKKRDPLKDQKTVWLVGHCMAVGFGLLFTVTYLFHVLLFYKYRSWKWLFLRFNKDYHFIAGNRWYHSIIRFLPRVFYRMALVGSILALSVTMYQNWASINPQWYEMLSSENFQMIIVATLWLLVGRRSFYRLFPYMILSFIHLSNWKEETKGTMSSDKVTKRNVFLLRIMSYSELVVLLALVLDSVLLKDGTSGICLVIYFAFYWLRFNFSPYAQATALDVLGHLDHHVPPKFRPQWDKIKEFIHAKDEARIRRKGNIQKTA, from the coding sequence ATGACTCAAGTTCAAATTATCAGAAAGAAAGATCTTAAGAAGAAGCGTGATCCATTGAAAGACCAGAAAACCGTTTGGTTGGTAGGCCATTGTATGGCAGTGGGATTTGGTCTGCTCTTCACAGTAACTTATCTCTTCCACGTTTTACTGTTCTACAAGTATCGTAGTTGGAAATGGTTGTTCCTCAGATTTAACAAGGACTATCACTTCATCGCTGGTAATAGATGGTACCACTCAATTATAAGATTTTTACCTCGTGTCTTCTATAGAATGGCACTTGTCGGTTCAATTTTGGCATTGAGTGTTACTATGTATCAAAATTGGGCAAGTATTAATCCACAATGGTACGAAATGCTAAGTTCtgaaaatttccaaatgatAATTGTTGCAACACTTTGGCTCCTTGTAGGGAGAAGATCATTTTATAGGCTGTTCCCTTATATGATTCTAAGTTTTATTCATTTGAGTaattggaaagaagaaactaAGGGAACTATGAGTTCAGACAAAGTTACAAAGAGAAATGTCTTCCTGTTGAGAATTATGTCATATTCAGAATTGGTAGTCCTTTTAGCACTTGTGCTAGATtctgttcttttgaaagatggTACTTCAGGAATATGCCTCGTAATTTATTTCGCATTCTACTGGTTACgcttcaatttttcaccttaTGCACAAGCTACTGCCCTTGATGTATTGGGCCATTTGGACCACCACGTCCCACCAAAATTCAGACCCCAATGGGACAAAATCAAGGAATTTATCCATGCTAAGGACGAAGCACGtattagaagaaaaggtAATATTCAAAAGACAGCTTAA
- the RPS25A gene encoding 40S ribosomal protein eS25 (some similarities with uniprot|P07282 Saccharomyces cerevisiae YLR333C), whose amino-acid sequence MPPKQQLSKAQKAAAAMAGGKKSKKKWSKKSHKDKAQHAVIFDQDKYDRMMKDVPSYRYVSVSVLVDRLKVGGSLARVALRHLESEGVIKPVSKHSKQAIYTRATAE is encoded by the coding sequence ATGCCTCCAAAGCAACAGTTGTCCAAGGCTCAAAAGGCTGCCGCCGCTATGGCCGGTGGTAAGAAGTCCAAGAAGAAGTGGTCAAAGAAGTCCCACAAGGACAAGGCCCAACACGCTGTCATCTTTGACCAAGACAAATACGACAGAATGATGAAGGACGTTCCAAGTTACAGATACGTCTCCGTCTCTGTTCTTGTTGACAGATTAAAGGTTGGTGGTTCTTTGGCTCGTGTTGCTTTGAGACATTTGGAAAGCGAAGGTGTTATCAAGCCAGTCTCCAAGCACTCCAAGCAAGCTATCTACACTAGAGCTACCGCTGAATAA